The Anas acuta chromosome 2, bAnaAcu1.1, whole genome shotgun sequence genome contains a region encoding:
- the LOC137851949 gene encoding protein HEG-like isoform X2, protein MRGGSRLFLPLLLLLLPVLPLLCWGAAEPGCGSGPPCPPWSSCVEHPGGATCRCEPGFTPSTDRGCVPARTFPGLLTPRDPKAVAVSPMLEVDLPRLFQRILGSLDLYVASSLLEPQRGAAGVTVLHSFSVLSSVTSRHVEEAVASFQARCQPPDPGCRLLRDVVTYRSMSLCELQPCDPISTVCLPQEGVALCACRPGFRSAHPMDRACTACRPGSRLRDGVCERCPFGFGGFECEEPLLLALVLVSCCGGALLLLLLLLLLGGSRRPPPPPPSPLPDLGALQFPARGLSLPRVQPCGTPEVEHPEPPPPARMETFLAHRGGPAGRGEDRDYF, encoded by the exons ATGCGGGGGGGAAGCcgcctcttcctccccctcctcctcctcctcctccccgtcCTCCCCCTCCTCTGCTGGGGGGCAG CTGAGCCCGGCTGCGGGTCCGgccccccctgtcccccttGGAGCAGCTGCGTGGAGCACCCGGGGGGGGCCACGTGCCGCTGCGAGCCCGGCTTCACCCCCAGCACCGACCGCGGCTGCGTGCCAG CCAGGACGTTCCCGGGGCTCCTGACGCCGCGGGACCCCAAAGCCGTGGCCGTGAGCCCCATGCTGGAGGTGGATCTGCCCCGGCTG ttccAGCGCATCCTGGGGTCCCTGGACCTCTACGTGGCCTCGTCCCTCCTGGAGCCGCA gcggggggcagcgggggtgACGGTGCTGCACAGCTTCTCGGTGCTGTCCTCGGTGACATCCCGGCACGTGGAGGAGGCCGTGGCGAGCTTCCAAGCGCGCTGCCAGCCCCCAGACCCCGGCTGCCGGCTGCTGCGGGACGTGGTCACCTACCGCA gCATGAGCCTGTGCGAGCTGCAGCCCTGCGACCCCATATCCACCGTGTGCCTGCCCCAGGAGGGGGTCGCCCTCTGCGCCTGCCGCCCGGGTTTCCGCAGCGCCCACCCCATGGATCGCGCCTGCACcg CCTGCCGCCCCGGGTCGCGGCTGAGAGATGGCGTTTGCGAGAG gtgCCCCTTCGGCTTCGGCGGCTTCGAGTGCGAGGAGC ccctccTGCTGGCGCTGGTGCTGGTGTCGTGCTGCGGgggggccctgctgctgctgctgctgctgctgctgctcggcgG aTCCCGgcgcccccccccgccacctccctccccgctgcccgaCCTGGGGGCCCTGCAGTTCCCGGCGCGGGGGCTCAGCCTGCCCCGGGTTCAGCCCTGCGGGACCCCCGAGGTCGAgcaccccgagccccccccg CCTGCCCGCATGGAGACCTTCCTGGCGCACCGGGGGGGCCCGGCAGGACGGGGCGAGGACCGCGACTATTTCTGA
- the LOC137851949 gene encoding protein HEG-like isoform X3: MRGGSRLFLPLLLLLLPVLPLLCWGAAEPGCGSGPPCPPWSSCVEHPGGATCRCEPGFTPSTDRGCVPARTFPGLLTPRDPKAVAVSPMLEVDLPRLFQRILGSLDLYVASSLLEPHFSVLSSVTSRHVEEAVASFQARCQPPDPGCRLLRDVVTYRSMSLCELQPCDPISTVCLPQEGVALCACRPGFRSAHPMDRACTACRPGSRLRDGVCERCPFGFGGFECEEPLLLALVLVSCCGGALLLLLLLLLLGGRSRRPPPPPPSPLPDLGALQFPARGLSLPRVQPCGTPEVEHPEPPPPARMETFLAHRGGPAGRGEDRDYF, encoded by the exons ATGCGGGGGGGAAGCcgcctcttcctccccctcctcctcctcctcctccccgtcCTCCCCCTCCTCTGCTGGGGGGCAG CTGAGCCCGGCTGCGGGTCCGgccccccctgtcccccttGGAGCAGCTGCGTGGAGCACCCGGGGGGGGCCACGTGCCGCTGCGAGCCCGGCTTCACCCCCAGCACCGACCGCGGCTGCGTGCCAG CCAGGACGTTCCCGGGGCTCCTGACGCCGCGGGACCCCAAAGCCGTGGCCGTGAGCCCCATGCTGGAGGTGGATCTGCCCCGGCTG ttccAGCGCATCCTGGGGTCCCTGGACCTCTACGTGGCCTCGTCCCTCCTGGAGCCGCA CTTCTCGGTGCTGTCCTCGGTGACATCCCGGCACGTGGAGGAGGCCGTGGCGAGCTTCCAAGCGCGCTGCCAGCCCCCAGACCCCGGCTGCCGGCTGCTGCGGGACGTGGTCACCTACCGCA gCATGAGCCTGTGCGAGCTGCAGCCCTGCGACCCCATATCCACCGTGTGCCTGCCCCAGGAGGGGGTCGCCCTCTGCGCCTGCCGCCCGGGTTTCCGCAGCGCCCACCCCATGGATCGCGCCTGCACcg CCTGCCGCCCCGGGTCGCGGCTGAGAGATGGCGTTTGCGAGAG gtgCCCCTTCGGCTTCGGCGGCTTCGAGTGCGAGGAGC ccctccTGCTGGCGCTGGTGCTGGTGTCGTGCTGCGGgggggccctgctgctgctgctgctgctgctgctgctcggcgG gagaTCCCGgcgcccccccccgccacctccctccccgctgcccgaCCTGGGGGCCCTGCAGTTCCCGGCGCGGGGGCTCAGCCTGCCCCGGGTTCAGCCCTGCGGGACCCCCGAGGTCGAgcaccccgagccccccccg CCTGCCCGCATGGAGACCTTCCTGGCGCACCGGGGGGGCCCGGCAGGACGGGGCGAGGACCGCGACTATTTCTGA
- the LOC137851949 gene encoding protein HEG homolog 1-like isoform X4, producing the protein MLEVDLPRLFQRILGSLDLYVASSLLEPQRGAAGVTVLHSFSVLSSVTSRHVEEAVASFQARCQPPDPGCRLLRDVVTYRSMSLCELQPCDPISTVCLPQEGVALCACRPGFRSAHPMDRACTACRPGSRLRDGVCERCPFGFGGFECEEPLLLALVLVSCCGGALLLLLLLLLLGGRSRRPPPPPPSPLPDLGALQFPARGLSLPRVQPCGTPEVEHPEPPPPARMETFLAHRGGPAGRGEDRDYF; encoded by the exons ATGCTGGAGGTGGATCTGCCCCGGCTG ttccAGCGCATCCTGGGGTCCCTGGACCTCTACGTGGCCTCGTCCCTCCTGGAGCCGCA gcggggggcagcgggggtgACGGTGCTGCACAGCTTCTCGGTGCTGTCCTCGGTGACATCCCGGCACGTGGAGGAGGCCGTGGCGAGCTTCCAAGCGCGCTGCCAGCCCCCAGACCCCGGCTGCCGGCTGCTGCGGGACGTGGTCACCTACCGCA gCATGAGCCTGTGCGAGCTGCAGCCCTGCGACCCCATATCCACCGTGTGCCTGCCCCAGGAGGGGGTCGCCCTCTGCGCCTGCCGCCCGGGTTTCCGCAGCGCCCACCCCATGGATCGCGCCTGCACcg CCTGCCGCCCCGGGTCGCGGCTGAGAGATGGCGTTTGCGAGAG gtgCCCCTTCGGCTTCGGCGGCTTCGAGTGCGAGGAGC ccctccTGCTGGCGCTGGTGCTGGTGTCGTGCTGCGGgggggccctgctgctgctgctgctgctgctgctgctcggcgG gagaTCCCGgcgcccccccccgccacctccctccccgctgcccgaCCTGGGGGCCCTGCAGTTCCCGGCGCGGGGGCTCAGCCTGCCCCGGGTTCAGCCCTGCGGGACCCCCGAGGTCGAgcaccccgagccccccccg CCTGCCCGCATGGAGACCTTCCTGGCGCACCGGGGGGGCCCGGCAGGACGGGGCGAGGACCGCGACTATTTCTGA
- the LOC137851949 gene encoding protein HEG-like isoform X1 produces MRGGSRLFLPLLLLLLPVLPLLCWGAAEPGCGSGPPCPPWSSCVEHPGGATCRCEPGFTPSTDRGCVPARTFPGLLTPRDPKAVAVSPMLEVDLPRLFQRILGSLDLYVASSLLEPQRGAAGVTVLHSFSVLSSVTSRHVEEAVASFQARCQPPDPGCRLLRDVVTYRSMSLCELQPCDPISTVCLPQEGVALCACRPGFRSAHPMDRACTACRPGSRLRDGVCERCPFGFGGFECEEPLLLALVLVSCCGGALLLLLLLLLLGGRSRRPPPPPPSPLPDLGALQFPARGLSLPRVQPCGTPEVEHPEPPPPARMETFLAHRGGPAGRGEDRDYF; encoded by the exons ATGCGGGGGGGAAGCcgcctcttcctccccctcctcctcctcctcctccccgtcCTCCCCCTCCTCTGCTGGGGGGCAG CTGAGCCCGGCTGCGGGTCCGgccccccctgtcccccttGGAGCAGCTGCGTGGAGCACCCGGGGGGGGCCACGTGCCGCTGCGAGCCCGGCTTCACCCCCAGCACCGACCGCGGCTGCGTGCCAG CCAGGACGTTCCCGGGGCTCCTGACGCCGCGGGACCCCAAAGCCGTGGCCGTGAGCCCCATGCTGGAGGTGGATCTGCCCCGGCTG ttccAGCGCATCCTGGGGTCCCTGGACCTCTACGTGGCCTCGTCCCTCCTGGAGCCGCA gcggggggcagcgggggtgACGGTGCTGCACAGCTTCTCGGTGCTGTCCTCGGTGACATCCCGGCACGTGGAGGAGGCCGTGGCGAGCTTCCAAGCGCGCTGCCAGCCCCCAGACCCCGGCTGCCGGCTGCTGCGGGACGTGGTCACCTACCGCA gCATGAGCCTGTGCGAGCTGCAGCCCTGCGACCCCATATCCACCGTGTGCCTGCCCCAGGAGGGGGTCGCCCTCTGCGCCTGCCGCCCGGGTTTCCGCAGCGCCCACCCCATGGATCGCGCCTGCACcg CCTGCCGCCCCGGGTCGCGGCTGAGAGATGGCGTTTGCGAGAG gtgCCCCTTCGGCTTCGGCGGCTTCGAGTGCGAGGAGC ccctccTGCTGGCGCTGGTGCTGGTGTCGTGCTGCGGgggggccctgctgctgctgctgctgctgctgctgctcggcgG gagaTCCCGgcgcccccccccgccacctccctccccgctgcccgaCCTGGGGGCCCTGCAGTTCCCGGCGCGGGGGCTCAGCCTGCCCCGGGTTCAGCCCTGCGGGACCCCCGAGGTCGAgcaccccgagccccccccg CCTGCCCGCATGGAGACCTTCCTGGCGCACCGGGGGGGCCCGGCAGGACGGGGCGAGGACCGCGACTATTTCTGA